Proteins from a single region of Allocatelliglobosispora scoriae:
- a CDS encoding TetR/AcrR family transcriptional regulator, with amino-acid sequence MAASTDPSEIEIPASIAAAWGLRERSAKGPKRGLTLERIVTAAVGLAVAEGLGAVSMGRVAAEVQSSTMGLYRYVTSKDELLALMTDQAIGLPPETLPELGWREGLERWAWAERAAFHRHPWALRVPISGPPITPHQIAWMEEGLTCLRGTGLTESEKLSVILLLSGYVRNEATTSADIAAASSEAGITVEIAMSAYGRLLKSLIHPKQFPSLSALIAEGVLDKADDPDEEFIFGLARILDGVGVLVTQRAVP; translated from the coding sequence GTGGCAGCGAGCACCGACCCGAGCGAGATCGAGATCCCGGCGAGCATCGCGGCAGCGTGGGGCCTGCGGGAGCGGTCCGCCAAGGGGCCCAAACGCGGCCTGACGCTGGAGCGGATCGTGACGGCTGCCGTGGGGCTCGCGGTCGCCGAGGGCCTGGGCGCGGTCTCGATGGGCCGGGTCGCCGCCGAGGTGCAGTCCTCGACGATGGGCCTCTACCGCTATGTGACCTCGAAGGACGAGCTGCTGGCGCTCATGACCGACCAGGCGATCGGCCTGCCGCCGGAGACCCTGCCCGAACTCGGCTGGCGGGAGGGCCTGGAGCGCTGGGCGTGGGCCGAGCGGGCGGCGTTCCACCGCCACCCGTGGGCACTGCGGGTGCCGATCAGCGGCCCGCCCATCACGCCCCACCAGATCGCCTGGATGGAGGAGGGGCTCACCTGTCTGCGCGGCACCGGCCTCACCGAGAGCGAGAAGCTCTCAGTGATCCTGCTGCTCAGTGGCTATGTCCGCAACGAGGCGACGACGAGTGCGGACATCGCGGCGGCGAGCAGCGAGGCGGGTATCACCGTGGAGATCGCGATGTCCGCTTACGGGCGGCTGCTGAAGAGCCTGATCCACCCCAAGCAGTTCCCGTCGCTCAGCGCGCTCATCGCCGAGGGGGTGCTGGACAAGGCCGACGACCCGGACGAGGAGTTCATCTTCGGCCTGGCCCGGATCCTCGACGGGGTGGGCGTTCTGGTCACCCAGCGGGCGGTGCCCTAG